The following DNA comes from Flavobacterium sp. N3904.
CTTTTATGTGTCGAATCCAGTTATCAATAATACCTATAGAGTCATTGCCCATCGCTGCTTTTACACCTCCACAACCATAATGTCCACAAACAATAACGTGTTTTACTTTTAATACATTTACAGCATAATCGAGTACACTTAACATATTCATATCCGAATGCACGACCATGTTTGCAATATTTCTATGCACAAATACCTCTCCTGGTTTGGCACCAATAATTTCGTTAGCCGGTACACGACTGTCCGAACAACCAATCCATAGTAATGGTGGAGTCTGACTTTTGGCAAGGTCTTTAAAATATTCTGGATCTAGATTCAACTGATCTTCAACCCACTTTTTATTATTGTCTAATATTTTTTTATAAAAATCACTCATTTTCGTTGTTTTTATTGGTCTATTTTTTTTAAGTTAAATATAATGCAAGATAACAGTATAAAAGATTTAATGCTTTTAAAATCAGAAATTATTCTTTAAAATCTTCTTTTACCACTGTCTTTTCTACCATTTCTCTTTTTACAAAATCATAATGATGCTCAATGGTTACATGATTTTGTGTTTCGGCACTATTTTCTAAATGATACTCTTTTTTAAATCCTTTTAGTTTTACCTTAATATTATTATCAATAGCCCTTGTAGTTTTAAATTCATGGATTAAATCCAAAATATCGTGAGCAATATAAACTGTATCGTGAGCATTAATAACAACTTTACTATTCTCTGGAATATTTGCCAATGTCAATTTTATTGCTGCTTTATTCAAGAAAGAAACCTCTTGAGCTAAATCGATGTGAATAACATCCCCATCAAGATATTCATCTTTTCTAAAGCTATACGCTCTTTTAAGATTTCCTCTTAATATAAATACAATACTAATCGCAATACCCAAAGCCACCCCTTTTAACAAGTCGGTAAATACTACACCCAAAAATGTAGCGATAAAGGGTAAAAATTGATATTTACCGTAGTGCCAAAAATGTTTGAAAGTTGCAGGTTTTGCCAATTTATATCCAACCAAAATTAATACAGCAGCCAAAGTTGCCAAAGGAATCTTATTTAAAATAAAAGGAATCGCAATAACAGATACCATTAACAATACCCCATGAATTATAGCAGATAATTTTGATTTTGCACCAGCTTCATTATTCGCCGAAGATCGAACTACAACAGATGTCATAGGCAATCCACCCAAAAGTGAACTCACAATATTCCCGATACCTTGCGCTTTTAACTCGACATTTGTATTGGTAAAACGCTTGTGAACATCCATTCTATCGGCAGCTTCTATACACAACAAGGTTTCAATTGAAGCAACAATAGCTATTGTCAAACCAACTACCCACACTTTTGGATTCATTATTCCAGCAAAATTTGGAGTAACAATAATTGCTTTAAATTCGTCTAAATTTGTCGGAATAGGCAACGAAACCAAATGTTCTTTTCCTATAGCTAAAGAACTACCAGAAGCGGTAAAGAATTCGTTTAGTAATATTCCGAGAATAACCGCTACAAGAGCTCCCGGAATGATTTTTAATTTTTTCAAAAAAGGTACTTTATCCCACAAAATTAAAATGGCTATTGAAACTGCAGCAATTATTATCGCACCTAATTGTAAGTGATTTAAAACTGCAAATAAAGAGGAAAAGGTATTGTCTCCATCAAGTTGAGAAAAAGATTCATTACCTTCAAAATCAGCATCGTACCCAAAAGCATGAGGCAATTGTTTCATAATAATTATGACTCCAATCCCTGCCAACATTCCTTCAATTACATTAGTTGGGAAATAATTTGAAATACTTCCAGCTTTCAAAAAACCCAATGCCAATTGAATTAATCCAGCAATAAAAACGGCAGTTAAAAAAACATCAAATGCTCCCAAATCAGTAATTGCTGTCAATATTATTGCTGTCAAACCTGCAGCAGGACCAGAAACACTAATATGTGATTGACTTAAATATCCTACTACTATACCCCCAACAATACCTGAAATAATCCCAGAAAACAAAGGTGCTCCGGAAGCCATTGCTATTCCTAAACAAAGTGGCAAAGCCACTAAAAAAACTACTAAACCAGAAGCAAAATCAGATTTGAAATACGTAAAAAGGTTTGTTTTTTTTGACATAATAAATTTATAAAGTTAATTTAAAAGATTAAATATAAAAATTTATCTCCATATAACATTATTAATCAACACAATAAGCCAGTCCATATCAAAATGACAACTTTGCGATAATCTCTTGGGGATTATTGAGAAAGTGACCTAATATGAAAAATTACTAGTGCTAATAAGTAAAATAGAGAATAGTATTTTTGACTATAAAAAATTAAAATAATCTATAAACGATTTGGGGGAGGAATAAATATTGATGCAGTAATAATATCATGTTTTGACAAATTCTCAGAAAGAATGAGACTGGAATTATTGATAAAAAATTGAGGTAATTCTAATAAAGGATGAGAATCAAATATAGCTTTAATTCCTTTTAAGGAATGTTCTTCTTCAGAAAAACTATAGAAAAAAGACGTATCGCTATCTTTCTCTATTAACCTAACAATTGTTGGAGTTATTAGAAAAGTTATAAAAACAAACAATAATACTTGTGCGACTACTTTCATTGCATCAAAAGTAGTTCTAAAGAGCAAAAATTAAAAACCACATCTTAAAATTTAAAAAAAAATTAACATACCCAAAAAAACCAGAATATAATTACAATTATTCTGGTTCACTTTTTATTGCATTAAAAAATTACAAACTCTCTTCTAACCAAGCTTTCATCATCCAAATTGTTTTCTCTTGTTCTACTATAAAATCACTCATCATAGAATTTGTTCCTTCATCATTTATTTGTGAAGCTTTGTCAAGAATATTTCTTTCATTTTTCAATAACTGTGATAACGAATCCACTATCAACTGAATTGCTTTTTCATCATTCGAAATATTTTTTCCGACCGTCAATTGATTGAATTTAATATAATCCTCAAAAGTATGCAAAGGTCTACCGCCTAAAGTAAGAACTCTTTCAGCAATTAAATCGATTTTTAATTGAGAATCATTGTATAATTCTTCAAATTTTATATGCAAATCAAAGAAACGTCTTCCTCTAATATTCCAATGCAACCCTCTTAAACTTTGATAATAAATTTGATAATTCGATAAAAGTATGTTCAATTCTACGATAATAACTTCCGATTCTTCTACGGGTAATCCTATTGTACTAAGTTTCATTTTTTTTATTTTATTCAAATTTAAGTAATAAAATCAAAAAATTATCTATAAATTAAATTGATTGTTTTTATATTTGCATAACAATCAATTATACAATGACAATTACACAACTCAAATACGTTTTGGCCGTCGCCGAACATAAAAATTTTACTCTTGCAGCTGAAAAATGCTTTGTTACGCAACCAACATTAAGCATGCAAATTCAAAAAATAGAAGACGAACTCAGTATTCAAATTTTTGACAGAACCAAAAAACCAATACAATTGACAGATATTGGTCAAAAAATTGTCAATCAAGCCAAGAATATTGTCAACGAAGCAGATCGCATTCAAGATATAGTAGAACAACAAAAAGGATTTATAGGAGGGGAATTTCGATTGGGAATAATACCAACGATTATGCCCACTCTTCTACCCATGTTTTTGAATAATTTTATAAAAAAATACCCAAAAGTTAAACTTATAATAGAAGAACTCAATACTGATGAAATCATTATAAAATTAAAAAACGGGAACCTTGACGCAGCAATTGCTGCAACACCACTGGAAGACGAAAAAATTAAAGAAATTGTACTCTATTTTGAACCTTTTGTAGCCTACATTCCTGAAAACAATGCTGTTTTTCAAAAAGAGGAAATTGAAATTTCAGATTTGAATATAAATGAAATTTTGTTACTCCAAGATGGACACTGCTTTAGAGATGGTATTCTTAATTTGTGTAAATACCGAAGTGAAACAGACCCGAAATCTTTTCAAATTGAAAGTGGCAGTTTTGAAACCTTAATAAAATTGGCTGATGAAGGATTGGGAACTACTTTATTGCCCTATCTTCATACCTTGGATCTTAAAGAAAAAGACAAGTTAAAGCTAAGACAATTTAAAGAACCCAAACCGGCCCGTGAAGTCAGTTTGATTTATCCAAAAAGTGAATTAAAAATTCAGATTATTGATGCTTTGAGATCTACAATCGCAGGAGTAGTAAAAGGAGCAATAGTTTTTCAAAATGTTCAAATTGTGAGTCCATTACCAAAAAAATAAAATAAAAATAGGAGCTAAAAATTAGCTCCTATTTTTTTGAGGGTGATTTGGTGCACATTCATTTATAAATATACCAAACAATCTTGAAGTTCTGGTTTTTCATTTGTAAAAAACAAAAGCCATTTCTTCAAATTTTCAATCTCATAAGGCAATAAATTTTTAATCGCTTTTTTAAGTTCTTTAGCAAAAAGCTCAGGATCAAAACTCACTCTTTCGAGTACCATTTTTGTGTAATCATAAATCATTCTGGACATAACAAAAAGGTTTAAAAATTTAAATTAGTAAGCATTAGCAAAAATATTAAAATATTTTATTTCTGCAAATAAAAAAATCTATTAAACACTATAAAAGCCGACAAAATACAAAAAAATTTCTTATAAAAAAGATAAAACTTACAAAAATACATTTCTTAAAATTCAAAAAAAACATAACAAAAAAAAAGAACCAAATAGTTGGTTCCTTTTTTTTATGGGTTTACAATTAGTAAACAATGCTTTAATTCTGGTTTTTCGATTGTGAAATTGAATAACCACTCTCGCAATTGTTCCATTTCAAATGGTAATAGTGTTCTAATTGCTTTTTCTAATTCTTTACAGAAAAGGATTGGATCAAAACTTACTCTTTCAAGTACAGATTTTGTATAATCAAACATTATTTTAGACATAATAAATTAAGATTTTTGGGGTTAGATCTTGATTTTAACGTGTTGTAAATGTACTTTATTTTTTGAATACAAAGTAAAAATTTAACATAGAATTTTTATATTTTTTAACTTTATCATTAAAAACCAACATTAAAAATCTCCCTTTCTTGCTCTAAACATTTCCCTCTTTCCAGGAGGTCCAGCGAGTTTTTCGACAGTAAATCCAACTTCTATCATGCTCCTCTTAACAACTCCTCGAGCGGCATAAGTGACTAAAATTCCGT
Coding sequences within:
- the can gene encoding carbonate dehydratase, translated to MSDFYKKILDNNKKWVEDQLNLDPEYFKDLAKSQTPPLLWIGCSDSRVPANEIIGAKPGEVFVHRNIANMVVHSDMNMLSVLDYAVNVLKVKHVIVCGHYGCGGVKAAMGNDSIGIIDNWIRHIKDVYRLHDKYLDSIADETERFNAFVEINAKEQVFDLAKTSIIQSAWKNGQEVTLHGWVYGLNSGFVTDLGVNFSSDKDLDEVYQLNFNK
- a CDS encoding SulP family inorganic anion transporter, which translates into the protein MSKKTNLFTYFKSDFASGLVVFLVALPLCLGIAMASGAPLFSGIISGIVGGIVVGYLSQSHISVSGPAAGLTAIILTAITDLGAFDVFLTAVFIAGLIQLALGFLKAGSISNYFPTNVIEGMLAGIGVIIIMKQLPHAFGYDADFEGNESFSQLDGDNTFSSLFAVLNHLQLGAIIIAAVSIAILILWDKVPFLKKLKIIPGALVAVILGILLNEFFTASGSSLAIGKEHLVSLPIPTNLDEFKAIIVTPNFAGIMNPKVWVVGLTIAIVASIETLLCIEAADRMDVHKRFTNTNVELKAQGIGNIVSSLLGGLPMTSVVVRSSANNEAGAKSKLSAIIHGVLLMVSVIAIPFILNKIPLATLAAVLILVGYKLAKPATFKHFWHYGKYQFLPFIATFLGVVFTDLLKGVALGIAISIVFILRGNLKRAYSFRKDEYLDGDVIHIDLAQEVSFLNKAAIKLTLANIPENSKVVINAHDTVYIAHDILDLIHEFKTTRAIDNNIKVKLKGFKKEYHLENSAETQNHVTIEHHYDFVKREMVEKTVVKEDFKE
- a CDS encoding Dps family protein, with product MKLSTIGLPVEESEVIIVELNILLSNYQIYYQSLRGLHWNIRGRRFFDLHIKFEELYNDSQLKIDLIAERVLTLGGRPLHTFEDYIKFNQLTVGKNISNDEKAIQLIVDSLSQLLKNERNILDKASQINDEGTNSMMSDFIVEQEKTIWMMKAWLEESL
- a CDS encoding LysR substrate-binding domain-containing protein, whose protein sequence is MTITQLKYVLAVAEHKNFTLAAEKCFVTQPTLSMQIQKIEDELSIQIFDRTKKPIQLTDIGQKIVNQAKNIVNEADRIQDIVEQQKGFIGGEFRLGIIPTIMPTLLPMFLNNFIKKYPKVKLIIEELNTDEIIIKLKNGNLDAAIAATPLEDEKIKEIVLYFEPFVAYIPENNAVFQKEEIEISDLNINEILLLQDGHCFRDGILNLCKYRSETDPKSFQIESGSFETLIKLADEGLGTTLLPYLHTLDLKEKDKLKLRQFKEPKPAREVSLIYPKSELKIQIIDALRSTIAGVVKGAIVFQNVQIVSPLPKK